AACTTTAAATGTTCAGTGTCAAAAATATCGAAGGTCGTGGTTTAATTGGTGCGAGTCTGTCAGCAGAAATTAGTcaaatgtattgatttttgCATATTAACTCGGTTTATCCTCCAAAAGTAGGAGAGCACATccaaaaatgtgtcatattttcatgtaaacgtggaaataattagaaaattatgGTCTTAGAACAAGCTCTACGtgtaaaatgaagaataaatatttcagattcCGCAATGAAGTGATTGTGAAGCAAACtattgtaatgttttaacagaaaaattctAACCGCCAACTGCTAATAATACTCaagaaagatgaagaaacaaactaaatttTGTCGATCTACGAAAGAAGAATGGAGGGAAGTCTTAAGAAATGGTTCTTAATCAGGAAAGTCATAATTATTCCTCTTGTCAGCTGGTATTGGAGATGTTTTATGCTGTCTGGagatgaaaatgaccaaaataaacatcaaagaAAACATGCCAACTGTGCTATAGTAGTTTGTGATCCAAAATTCAGTGATCTCGTCAACAAGgtgttgtattttcatgtaaacttggaaataattacaaaattttagggtttaaaatcagaaaaagatGTTCTgacttgtaaaatgaataaactcaGCTGCATCGTGTTGCCAAAAGGTGGCGCTGTAGGCGACATGACTGTAAAAACCAGAGTAGAAGAAGCCGGAAGTAAAACCAGCTGTTTCACAAATGCCTAAAACACTCAAAAACGAAGGAAATAAAAACTTTGTCCATCTTAACAGAACTCTCTGGAGGGagtacatatctcatctggcccgGGAACACCTCAGGAACCtagaggaacatctggaaactttTCTGTGGAGAGAAACATCTGGAATGATCTGCTCAACCTGCTGCCACCAGAACTTCGATAatagaaaaggagaagagaatgCATGCGAGTCCCTCCCATTGGAATCGTTGGTTCTTGTTGCACTTAGAGACCTTGAACACCTAACTCAATTTATTGGAAATGCAAAAGTAGTTCAACTAGTGCCTTAAAAATCCCAATAATTTAAAAACGACAGTTTTGAGTTATGTCATTTACCTAATTTATgagatttcatgttttttatatcTTGGTAACAGAAGGCAAACATACTAAAAGTACAGACATCCTGATCTGACTCTTATGATTGGGTTAGGGGTTGATCGCAGGAAGTTTTAACTGATATGTGTCAGCatataaaagaaaactaaaagaaaaccatttttaaaaagctgtcagTTGTTGCACTAGGATGTAGAAACTGTCTTGAATTATTCCAATTTGATATAAGACTTGTTTGTAGACAAATCTCGTAGAAGTCTCCgtcatggtgctcctttatTGGCTAAACTCCAACAATGATCTCTGTTCGCCAGCAGGGAATTGACCGCCATCCTTTGATCGGTCGATTTAGTGCAGGTTTTGTACCATTGTGGAcatatattttgtcattttcgtcaagttttgagacattttgaaaaacattgAAGGCaggcattttcaaaaaatcaagtcattttgggcagtttttgagtaaatatgagtttttttgatttttggaaAAGTTTCAGGTCATTCATTTAAAACTTTGAGGTGTTTTTGATAACTTTTAGGTCTTTGAcagtttgtagtcattttagaGTGGTCTTGAGGAAACTTGGATGAGTTTGAGGTATTTCGGGGGAAGCTGAGCGATTTTGGGGGAAATTATGAGACATTTTcgacaaactgaaacagaaacgCATCCAGGGTACCAATGATTgcttgctgcagttttactgttcaaactagGCTGAAATTAAACCGCATTAAACGGTAagaagctccacctggtggtgccAACAGATACTATAGCGGATCTTCAATACCTAAAGTTTGTATTCTCTCGGAAAACGTTGTCCGTATCAGCAGATACTGAATATTAGATGGTTCCAATCGGATCAGGAGCAAAGACAAACTTgaaaacattgacatttttcGCAGATTCAACTTTCTGACTCTATAAAAGCAGCTGTACTTACTGTACATCGATCAGTTCGCTGCAGACTTCATGCTTTAACCTGATTATGACCCTGAATAGAAACAGCTCGATACTCCATGCGAAGTTTCCCAGTTTGTGATTTTGCTCAGAGGAgttcacttcttcttctttaaataATGCAATTTAATCACGTCAGGAAGTTGTTGGAGCAGCGAGGAGTGAAGCTTCATGCTCCAACGGCACTTAAATAACAtctgcaaaaatacaattttcatCATCTTCAAAGTATCTCCAGTGAACACCTACAGCAGAGTACTAAAGTCGAACAGAGGAgccaccttcctcctcctcctcctcgttctcTTCTACAGagactgatggatggatgatggattaTTGATAGAGGGACAGACCGATCGATAGGAGGAGGGCAGAGGCTGAAACTAGGCCACCCATCTGTTCACACTCATCCATTTATCTGCTAGAAGTCCAATTTTTAATCTGGACAGAAACAGCCGAGTGAAGATGGAGAAACGATTgagagaaaggaaaggaaaggaaacaaggaagTTGAGAAGGAGAAATGAGTAGGCCAAAGAAAGATTGTttgaaagaaccaaaaagatatggaaagaaaaacacactgataaaaatgagaagaagtaaggaaacatggaaatgaaaGTTAGAATAACAGTACTTTAAGAGCAAAAGGAGGGAGGAAACAAGGTAGAGAAGGAAATAAATAGATAAGGAAGAGGTGAGGTatgaaaaagatgaagaaagaaaTGGAAACAAGGTGGTAAATGGCGATATAAAGGAAGGAAATAagcaaacaggaagtagaaaagGAAACGAAGGGGAAGAAAAGGGATGCAGGACTGACAAGGTAGGACAGGaaacaagaaagaagaaaggaaggaatgCAAAAGGTaggaaaggaaatgagaaaGAAGGAGGATGGAAAACAGTAAGTAGGAAAGGTAAGGAGGAACtaggaaaggaaacaaggaggAAGGAAACAAGGCAAAGGTAGGAAAGGTAAGGAGGAAGTAGGAAAGGAAATAAAGAGGaaggaaacaaagcaaaaggaaggaaaggaaaggaaaggaatggaaaggaaaggaaaggcaACAGGGAGGaaggaaacaaagcaaaaggtaagaaaggaaaggaaaggaaaggaaaggaaaggaaaggaaaggaaaggaaaggaaaggaaaggaaaggaaaggaaaggaggaagtaggaaaaggaaacaaaaaggtAGGTAGAAGAGTGAATGCAGCAGGTAGGAAAGAAATGACCAGAAACATAAAAGAGGAAGGAACAGTGTAAAGGGAAAAGTCCTGTTTTAGCTAGATGTGAAATGTAGAAAGAACATGAGTGTTTTATAACAGTTCAATGTCATTATTAAAACCAGTTTGCAGTATTCAGACTCTTTAGATTCTCCTAAAGTCGTGTTCAGTTCTGGTTCtgactgttttcttctgtttccatcttCTGACTTTTTGCCATaaagaacatgttttttgacaattttatgtttctcTTTGCTAATTTTGACAacttttcagtaattttgcaggtttttgttgtgattttgcattttttgtggagAATTTATGTCTTCTTGTggttttatgtttctttgtagTAAATGTGGAGTGGAtgtcaaatgaactgtaaccaTTGTCGCGTCAGTTTTTGCCCTTTTTGTGaagattttgtgctttttttctagTGATCTTGCTTTTTTtgagacaattttatgtttctttgtggtgactttacattttttgtggtgattttatgttcctttttggtaattttgcccattttgtggtgatttgcatctttttgttgtaatttagcattttttgtgtataatttgtcttttgtggtgattttatgtttctttgattttgcatctttttgtgaagatttagtttctttttgctaattttgaccaatgtatttgttaaatttacatttttttgtgaaaattttgtgtctttttgtggtgattctatgtttgtttttggtcattttgaccattttgtggtaattttgcatctttttatggtaacTTAGCATTTTTTGTggataatttgtgtttttctgtggtgattttatgtttgtttttggtcattttgaccattttgtggtagtttagcattttttgtggataatttgtgctttttgtggtgcttttatgtttgtttttggtcattttgaccattttgtggtaatttagcattttttgtggataatttgtgcttttttgtgttgcttttatgtttgtatttagtcattttgaccattttgtggcaatttagcattttttgtggagaattcttgtctttttatggtggttttatgtttctttgttgtaattttggccctttttgtggcaactttgcatgtttttatggcaATTTTTAGTCTTCAGTGATCAGTTTCACCCATTTTTGGGTTTATTTTGTGTACTCAAATGCTCAAAGACAAACCAGTTTTAGTGTTTAGACAGTGACTCCTGGATGACTCCTAAATGATGGAAGAATTCACATGAAAAGCTTCTGACTCTGAAAacattcacagtatgaaggtacAACTTCATTAAACACTCTACAGATACAATGGATGAAGaaccagctgattctgaggaggttgGTGGAAAGTTGTTCAGATTTGGTTGGAAGTATTTGGCAGAGAAATGACTGTGTTGGTGGACAGATGTGCAGCGCCCCCCAGTGTCTGCTGGTGGAACTGCAGCTCCACTAGTTTAGTACTAAAGGCTCCACATCATTACGCTGATGAAGTTaatacatcacttcctgttcttCTGCTGATGAGAATAAATGAGTCTGAGGACGGTAATGAAATATCGAGTGTGTTTAAAGtttattaaaatgatttctccgaggatcctttttcttttttctgtttgtttgtgtctttagaTGAATCGATCTACTGACGTGTGATGAAGGTTTGTGAAGCAGAAAACATGAATTGGcctcatttttcatattttttgttcattttctgtctctttgtgatcattttttaaGTTACTTGTGttcttttgcatctcattttgtttattttgtgtgtccttgtggtCATTCTGCATCTTATATTGGTCActcttggttgttttgtgtctgtttatggttgttttgcatctatttgtggtcattttgtgtttccacataatcattttgtgtctctttgtggcattttgttggttttgtggcacttttgttcctctttgtaatcatttttagtcattttgtgctactttgtggtactttgtgtctttgtgatcttTCTATGTCCTTCTGTGGGAGTTTTGTTggggtaattttttgtctctgtggtcattttgtgggttttgtcatcatttttaatTCCTTTGTGGTCAcattgtgtcactttgtggttggTTTACATctctttctcatcattttgtgtatctttgtcaccactgtgtgtgtctttatgataattttgtgtctttataattcattttctgtccattatagtcattttctgtgtgtttgtggtcacttttaatgtctttgtggccattttgttggttttttgacTAGTTTGTACATAGTTGTGGCCACTAAGTGtatatttgtgatcattttgtgtctctctgtggcaattttgtggcttttgtggccattttactTCTCTTTCagtccatttttcattttattgtggaCCTTTTGTCTTTACTTCCTGCTCCGATCACATGACCGAGGTAACAAAAGGAGGCGGGGCTTATTAATGAAGCAGGAAGCTCCGTCCTGTCAGTCACACGACGTTTATTGGAGTTTAATAAGCGGTAGacgagtgtgtgtctgtcagctgTCTGTCTCCTTAACGAACCTCGTTAGTGGGAGACGAGCTGATTGGCCGAAGCCTCCAGCGGCCGCCTGATTGGTCGGTGACTGTTTTTGCTGAAAGATTCCTGCAAAGCTGAgctcttttttgattttattttttatttttctgcaggaaAACCGGCGAAGGGTTGAATTCCTGCAGGAGCCAATTAtatccagacacacacacacacacacacacacacacacactccgtgTATTTACCGCAGACACAAGGTGACACCGAGCAGCTAAACGTACAGAAAGTTTAAATTAAGCTCCACCTGTCTGGTGTAAAATCTAGAAATAAGGGAAACAGCATAaactggatttttatttttgttttaattactgCAACATTTCTAAAGTTTGCTTCACATTTGTTATCATGGAAACTGTTTTAACTGGATTAAAGGAAAATGAACTAAAAAGATATGAAGTAAAACTGAGTCTAACAGGACAGAAAAAGATGAGTTTAGGTTtaattttgttcattaaaaatgtgaaactttTCATCGTAGTTCTTGTTTcaagctgttttcattttagcttTGTGAAGAAATAGTGGTCAagttctttgcattttttatggtccttttgtgtgtttttggagtctttttttttggtctgtggtcattttgtgtgtttttgtagtcattttttgtctctgtggtcatttttatgtctttgtgaccatttggggggggggtcttagtttttgctgtttgtggccattttgtttgtttttgttgtcatttcttgtctctttgtgaccatttttgtgtctttgtgtttattttgtgttttgtctttattttctctgtctttgtggacattttgtatgtttttgtggtcattttttctctctttgtggtcatttttgtgtctttgtgctcattttgtgtgtttcggtggccattttgtgtgtttttgtagtaattttttgtctctttgtggttattttgtgtgtttttgttgtaattttttgtctctttgtggtcattttgtgtgttttgtagtgattttttgtctctttgtggtcattttgtgtgtttttgtggtcagtttttttctctttgtggtcatttttgtgtctttctgctcattttgtatgtttctgtggccattttgtgtgtttttgtagtaatttttgtctctctggtcatttttatgtctgtggccattttgtgggtttttttctttaatttttggtgtgtttgtggccatattgtgtgtttttgtagtatttttttgtctctgtggtcatttttatgtctttgttaccattttgtgtttttctgtagtaATTTTACATggttttatagatttattataaCCCTAaacttgtgtgttgtgtttgtgttccagAACTACACAACTAACTTCTTCAGATGTCATCAGAGGTGAGTTTTGTGTTTCCGCTGCTGTGGTGAAGTTGTGGTTCATTCATTGGAGGTTAAAACATCTAAATGTTGATCAAAGAAGAGTTTTCAGGTCCAGCTGCTCTCTGGTTCCTCCTCGTGTTaacatgttgtgtgtctgtggaccAACATCTGAGCTCTGTTTTGTAAATTGTGTTCTTGTTGTCTTGATTGTGTTCTAGTTCTGCTGCTTCTGTGAGGCTGTTTAGCATCTTTATGGAGttatttccagctgtttgtggtGATGTTGGGCCCTCGTTCTGTTTTGTTGCATCTGGTTTTGATAGATTTGTGACTCTTTGTGGacgttttgcatctttttgtggttaatttggatgtttttgtggccatttagcatctttttgcacaattttagaTGTATATGTGGtccttttgcatctctttgggtttattttctgatctttgtacatgtttttgttgctagTTTACATCTCTGTGGCCGCACTGtgctgtttttggtcattttgcatctttttgtagttgttttggacatctttgtggttgttttgcatctttcgGTGATCGTTTTGTGtcctttgtgatcattttgttcctctttgtcatcaatttgttcctttttgtcatcattttgttcctctttgtggtcattttgttcctctttgtggtcattttgttcctctttgtgatcattttgttcctctttgtgaTCATATTGTtcctctttgtgatcattttgtgtctctttgtggtcattttgttcctctttgtggtcattttgttcctgtctgtggtcattttgtttctgtttgtggtcattttagacctctttgtagttattttgtgtgtctttgtggttgttttgtgtctctttgtggtaattttgtatctctttgtgatccttttgttcctctttgtcatcattttgtggaTTATGGTGGAcattttgttgtcgttttgcatgtctttgggGGTAATTTTCTGATCATTGCAGATATTTTAGTTGGTAGTTTACATCTCTGTGGTCATTCTGTGCTGTTTTAGGTTATTTTAcacctttttgtggtcattttagacctccttgtagttattttttgtgtctttgtggttgttttgcatctttatgtggcattttacatgtttttttaattatttagtgttttcaaGGTCCTTCTGCGTCTCttggtggttgttttgcatctttatgcGACATTTTgcgtgttttaaaaaaattatttagtgttttcgaggtcattttgcgtctgattgtggttgttttgcatccttGTGCGgttctgtaaaaataacaatcagTTCATCACATCATCTTGGTGTCTGAGCAGCTAAAACGTTTTTACGTGAATCTGCAGCTGTGGTCAGCGTTCCTGCTGCTGTATTCGGCGTTCAGTGGAGCGATTAATTTGGTTTCTACCTGCTCAGAGCGTCTGATAGCAGAGCTGCTCTAATAATCAGCTACAATTACGTCCCagcagagcagaagaagaagaagaagtgggaGGAAGCAGCCATTGAAATGCTGATGAGAGAGTTTACTGCAGCGTGACGCCGTTTCATTCTGTTCACAACCTTTTATTACGACGCAACAACAGAAAGCAGCTCgttttcctgctgctgccgGAGTTTAGTCGACTCACATTCACTTCTATCTGCATTTTAATGTCTAACGTTTGAAATATGAGCAGCTTCTGGAATCTTGGTTTGATTTCTTTCAAAGGTTTCCAACAAACTGGTGACCTTCAGTTGGGTTTTTCAAACATAGTTTCTCTTTCCAAGGTTTTTCTTAAAGGTTCATccaatttttaatattttattccgtgttttctctctgttttgaggctttattttaatattttgattggtttgtttggagtttttctttgatatttgtctttagtttgaagTTTCTTTTGACTTTTCAGTGTCTAATTTgattttcatccattttttaatattcaatttgttattttctgtctgttttcagtttttattttgatattttgattGGTTTGGAGTTTTTCTCTGACGTCTTCAGTTTGATGTTTCTGTTGGTTCTGAAGTGTttggtttgatatttatttgattttcagtctttaatttgatgttttctgtctgttttgagcctttattttgatattttttttggtttttaggtgtttagtttgattttcatccattttcttaATAATcaatttgatattttctgtctgttttgagtcttgattttgacattttgatgtgtttgtgaatatttgttggactttttatttgttttttgtctttagtttgatatATCTGCtggtttttatgcatttttatataaatttatCAGGTTTTGAGtctttcatttaatgttttctgacagtttttattCCTGAATTTGAcatttctggggtttttttgagttgtttgacatttgtcttcagtttgacgtttttgttgcttttaaagTGTTTAGTTTGACATTCTTTTGGTTTGAGTATCTTATTTGATGTTTATGGTCTGCTTTGAGTTTTCTCTGTTggttttaagtctttttttggACTCTCTCTTTGATAGATTTGACATATTTAATTGGAGAATCGTCTAGTTGTCATTTTAGATATGtttcatatgtattttttaaatatttgtgttggtttttacatcttttttggagttatttttgaaGTATTTGCTTGTTCAGGACTCTTGCTTTGATTTTTGTGGGATTTTGTTTTCCTGGCAAGtttattttgtcattgtttccTACTGATTTTAGTCTTGTTTGAAATTCCTGCTGGTTTTATTGTGTTGGTTTGATATTGCAGTTCTTAGTTTGATATTTTGTTAATTGTAGTTTGAAATTTCTGTTGGTTTTCaatctttattttaatatttctgcaAATTTTAGAGTCTTAGCCcaatatttctgttgtgttttggctttatattttagtcttattttgaaactgctgctgctctgaggatgttattttgatgtttctgttgtttgtagGTTCTGTAGTTCGATATTGCTGCAGATTTCAGAGTCTTAATTTGATTTTTCTGCGGgatttttgtcttcattttaataCAGTGGATAATTTTAGTTTGAtgctttggtttattttaacctTTAGTTTTATGAGGCACTCATCACATCTTCTGTCTTTGGAAGATGTTTCTTGCCTTTTGAACATCTTTGCTCAGAAGCACTGAGGCAGCAGTTTTCTCACCGACAACCACGGCAACCGACTCGGGCCTGTTACCATGGTAacggcagacagagagagggagagtctGTCATTCATCCCTCGCTCGCCCTCTTGTTCACGTCAGTTCAGGTTTCAGAGTCTGACAGGATTATAACCTGACATGAaaccctgaacacacacacacacacacacacacacacacacacacacacacacacacacacacacacacacacacacacacacacagctgcagtgtGTGACATTGAGAGAAAACAGAACTGAAGGCTGCAGAGTCACAGAACAAATCAGACGTTATTTACCCTCtggcagcaaaaacacacaaacacactgagataacacaacaaaaacacacaaacacactgatagaacacaacacaaacacactgagataacacaacaaaaacacacaaacacactgagataacacaacaaaaacataaaaatacactgagataacacaacaaaaacacacaaacacactcatagaacacaacaaaaacacaaacactgagctaacacaacaaacacacacaaacactgagctaacgcaacaaaaacacacaaacactgagctAACACAACCAGAACACAGCAGTTTGTACTTAGCAGCACCGACTGACTGACTGTGACTCACAGGTCTAATAAAGCTTTGAAAGCGTTGACGGTTTGCAGGTAAATAATCAGCAGTTAGCAGCTGGAAGTGAGCTGCTTTAAACAGTCGGATCATCCAGAGGTCGAGTTTCGGTCAAACCGTTTCCCCTCGGAGGGATCTGTGCTGAACAAACCTCATATTCCAACAAAttaaactcaaaacaaacacgTTAGTCGGCAAACATCAGTTcattaaacagtaaatgaacagaaacactaATCCAGGATGAAAGTTCCATTAATAGCTGCTATAATGAAACCCTCTAAATCCTCAGGAGAACTAAAGGTCATTGTAAAAGTTTTTATCGGGAACAGAAGTTTTGGATTGAGAGagacaagttttatttttagagcaATAAACGTCAGTTTGACACGATAATCAAACTCTGACCTTCACTCCAATGTTTTGTCGACCCGTCCATCCAACCCGACCTCCTCCCTACCACTTTGGATCCGGATACAGCTCATCCGGCTCTGGTTCTGTCTGATGATGggaaacaggtgcactgtggtGAAGTTCGGACGCAACTCCCAGAAAACCCGAAAAGATTCGACCCAGCGATTAACGTCTTAGGAAAGCAGAGTTTCTCCTGTGGAAGGTTCCACTATGATGTCCAGGTCAAAGGAAAGACTGGATGGACTTTAGGAGTGGCCAAAGCGTCGGTCAAGAGGAAGGGAGAAATTAAACTAAACCCAGAGAACGGATATTGGACAATACATCTAAGGACCAGGAAAGAATACTTTGCTCTTGCTAGCTATCCGGTTCCTCTTTCAGTGATTTCCCAACCTGAGAAGGTCAGAGTGTTTGTGGACTATGAGgaaggtctgtttttttttttatgatgtaGATGCTGCAGTTCTTCTCTATTCCTTTACTGGAAGCTCCTTCACGGAGAAACTCTACCCTTTCTTCAGTCCTGGTACCAGTGACAGTCGTAGAAACTCTGCTCCTCTGATTATAACATCAATCAATGCAAATTAGactaaagatttttttcaaacaatctgctgcctctgaataagcctgaacatctggatgctgAAATTTTACCTCATTCTCATTTGTAAAACTGCTAAAGTTGCACAGGGATTGTAAATGAACAGCCCTGTTCAAGTTCATCCACAAAtccagttggattgaggtctggactccaACTCGGCCTCCACAAGGcctcaccttgttgtctttaaaccatttctgctcatctttggctgtttgctttggctcatcgtctggatggaa
This is a stretch of genomic DNA from Amphiprion ocellaris isolate individual 3 ecotype Okinawa chromosome 21, ASM2253959v1, whole genome shotgun sequence. It encodes these proteins:
- the LOC111586662 gene encoding LOW QUALITY PROTEIN: nuclear factor 7, ovary-like (The sequence of the model RefSeq protein was modified relative to this genomic sequence to represent the inferred CDS: deleted 1 base in 1 codon); this translates as FVDPSIQPDLLPTTLDPDTAHPALVLSDDGKQVHCGEVRTQLPENPKRFDPAINVLGKQSFSCGRFHYDVQVKGKTGWTLGVAKASVKRKGEIKLNPENGYWTIHLRTRKEYFALASYPVPLSVISQPEKVRVFVDYEEGLFFFYDVDAAVLLYSFTGSSFTEKLYPFFSPGPYNPLNNPSNLFNGPTTSSKSIQLPYGHLQLSEWPLKSLQEPYNLLKDP